The following proteins are co-located in the Nonlabens ponticola genome:
- a CDS encoding aspartate kinase, protein MRIYKFGGASVKDAAGVRNVKRVLHTMGTDDLGIVISAMGKTTNALEEIIARYQNNDPSYLKLIDLLHDQHVQIIEDLQEVTDEVDEGCVLRFRESGINKTLKAIIESLKGEMLRNQSKNYSFLYDQVVSHGELMSTRIVATFLNACDIPIDWKDARQLIKTDHKYRDATVDWDQTTAAIKDACKEKLFVTQGFIGSDDNGFTTTLGREGSDYTAAIFAYSLQASEVTIWKDVPGVLNADPRVFDDTVLLEKIPYNEAIELAFYGASVIHPKTLQPLQRKGIPLNVKSFLNPLEPGSTITSSKSLVPKTPCFIVRKNMVYLTISSRDFSFIGERSISDIFHELSENKMQVGLLQNSAISFSLCIEDKYARIEKLLAGLKEKFKVSHVKGVSLYTVRHYEGDTIPSMEAGKNVLLKQRTQETLQLVTAV, encoded by the coding sequence ATGAGAATTTACAAATTTGGTGGAGCATCAGTCAAAGATGCCGCTGGCGTGCGCAATGTCAAGAGAGTGTTGCACACCATGGGAACTGATGATTTGGGTATCGTGATTTCGGCAATGGGCAAGACAACTAATGCCCTTGAAGAAATTATCGCTAGATATCAAAATAATGATCCTAGCTACTTGAAACTTATTGATCTACTGCACGACCAGCATGTTCAAATCATTGAGGATTTGCAAGAGGTCACAGATGAGGTTGATGAAGGTTGTGTGTTACGCTTTCGCGAAAGCGGAATAAACAAAACCCTTAAAGCCATCATAGAATCCTTAAAGGGAGAAATGTTGCGCAATCAAAGCAAGAATTACAGTTTCCTGTATGATCAAGTCGTGAGTCATGGAGAGCTTATGTCTACACGCATAGTTGCCACGTTTCTCAATGCTTGCGATATTCCTATCGACTGGAAGGACGCGCGACAGCTCATAAAAACTGATCATAAGTATCGTGATGCAACCGTCGATTGGGATCAAACGACCGCCGCGATCAAGGATGCTTGCAAAGAGAAATTATTTGTGACTCAAGGATTTATAGGTAGCGATGATAACGGTTTTACTACCACGCTGGGTCGTGAAGGTAGTGATTACACGGCAGCGATTTTTGCCTACAGTTTGCAGGCAAGCGAGGTTACCATCTGGAAGGATGTTCCCGGCGTTCTCAACGCAGATCCACGTGTGTTTGACGATACTGTTCTATTAGAGAAAATACCTTACAACGAGGCGATTGAGCTAGCTTTTTATGGAGCCAGTGTTATTCACCCAAAAACGCTGCAACCACTGCAACGCAAGGGCATACCACTTAACGTGAAGTCGTTTTTGAATCCGCTGGAGCCTGGTAGCACCATTACTTCCAGTAAATCGTTGGTTCCTAAAACACCTTGTTTTATTGTACGTAAAAACATGGTCTATCTCACGATCTCGTCACGAGACTTTAGCTTTATAGGTGAACGCAGTATTAGTGATATTTTTCATGAATTAAGCGAGAACAAAATGCAAGTAGGATTACTACAAAATAGCGCAATTAGTTTCTCTTTATGTATCGAGGATAAGTACGCGCGTATAGAAAAGTTGCTTGCTGGACTCAAGGAAAAGTTCAAGGTGTCCCATGTAAAAGGTGTTTCACTTTATACGGTGCGGCATTATGAAGGTGACACGATCCCATCGATGGAAGCAGGAAAAAACGTACTCTTAAAACAGCGTACACAGGAAACGCTTCAACTAGTTACAGCGGTATAG
- a CDS encoding Rab family GTPase, producing MKTKKIVVLGLFGVGKTSLLRKYVEGLFSEDYKVTIGVHILKKTVVINDEEIKLILWDTEGTENIDQIRNSYLKGAHGFIYVGDVTRPNSYARVKEDKEYLEKEFDNVPILVALNKTDLLTPGTIKQKAAELDFADFMVSAKEDSNVNRLFEKMAKMIV from the coding sequence ATGAAAACAAAAAAGATTGTTGTTTTAGGTCTCTTTGGTGTAGGCAAAACATCCTTACTAAGAAAGTATGTTGAAGGCCTGTTCTCAGAAGATTATAAAGTCACGATAGGAGTTCATATTCTCAAAAAAACTGTTGTCATCAATGATGAGGAAATAAAACTCATTCTTTGGGATACTGAAGGAACTGAAAATATAGACCAGATTAGAAATTCTTATCTAAAAGGTGCTCACGGTTTTATCTATGTAGGCGATGTTACCAGACCTAATTCTTATGCAAGAGTAAAAGAAGACAAAGAATATCTAGAAAAAGAGTTTGATAATGTGCCCATATTAGTTGCCCTTAATAAAACAGATCTACTCACGCCTGGAACGATTAAACAAAAAGCTGCCGAGTTAGATTTCGCCGACTTCATGGTAAGCGCCAAGGAAGATAGTAATGTTAACAGGCTATTTGAAAAAATGGCAAAAATGATTGTTTAG
- a CDS encoding GNAT family N-acetyltransferase: protein MIHIRTAVKEDFPRVLELINELAIFEKEPDAVEVTIQELEEHGLGDHKLFTCFVGEYNGVIEGIALCYPRFSTWKGKSIHLEDLIVTQEMRGKGLGKALYDQVLKHAQSQGVRRVEWVVLDWNQNAIDFYENSGATILKGWYLAQMDNAALAKYLGE, encoded by the coding sequence ATGATACACATTAGGACTGCCGTCAAAGAGGATTTCCCGCGAGTGCTGGAGTTGATCAACGAGCTTGCCATCTTTGAAAAAGAGCCGGATGCCGTTGAGGTAACCATTCAAGAGCTTGAAGAACATGGTCTAGGCGATCATAAGTTGTTTACCTGTTTTGTGGGTGAGTATAACGGTGTAATAGAAGGTATAGCCTTGTGCTACCCACGTTTTTCAACTTGGAAAGGAAAGTCAATTCACCTAGAAGATCTTATCGTGACGCAAGAAATGCGTGGTAAAGGCCTGGGCAAAGCCTTATATGATCAAGTGCTTAAACACGCGCAATCACAAGGCGTGCGACGAGTAGAATGGGTAGTGCTGGATTGGAATCAAAATGCGATCGATTTTTATGAAAATAGTGGTGCGACCATTCTCAAAGGATGGTATCTAGCTCAAATGGATAATGCGGCGCTCGCAAAATATTTAGGAGAATGA
- a CDS encoding cell envelope biogenesis protein OmpA, with protein MMEEADKLELLKHLLLTDERDYADSIAQKIEILEDTISTRSKLEEKLHPIIEDELKEFARNIPQELGPVITKTLKKQIAESRDEVVEALYPILGQMIKKYIAQEIKILSEKIDQKTKENLSFDSWKRRIISKFTGVKEHEIILSETASAKIDQVFVIDSDSGILLGSFFEKSTMDEDMVSGMLTAIKSFVEDAFLEHNQKLTSIEYDLYQIHLFNTPNYYIATAVSGTITERLESEIDDLALKVSAMINELKSKDNKEDLDSILIKIYSQNSVQISS; from the coding sequence ATGATGGAAGAAGCGGATAAACTCGAACTTTTAAAGCATCTATTACTTACAGATGAGCGCGACTATGCAGACAGTATTGCGCAAAAGATCGAGATCCTAGAAGATACCATCTCTACAAGAAGTAAACTTGAAGAAAAATTACATCCCATCATCGAGGATGAGCTCAAAGAGTTTGCTAGAAATATACCGCAGGAATTAGGTCCTGTAATTACAAAAACCCTTAAAAAACAAATAGCAGAATCTCGTGATGAAGTGGTAGAAGCGCTGTACCCAATCCTTGGTCAAATGATCAAAAAATACATCGCTCAAGAAATAAAGATTCTATCAGAAAAAATAGATCAAAAAACAAAAGAAAACTTATCGTTTGACAGCTGGAAAAGACGAATCATCTCAAAGTTTACAGGAGTAAAGGAACATGAGATTATTTTATCAGAGACGGCGTCTGCAAAAATTGATCAAGTGTTTGTTATTGATTCTGACTCTGGGATTTTACTAGGCAGCTTTTTTGAGAAATCAACTATGGATGAAGATATGGTGAGCGGTATGCTAACGGCCATAAAATCATTTGTAGAGGATGCATTTTTAGAACATAATCAAAAGCTTACCAGCATTGAATACGATCTATATCAAATACATTTATTCAATACGCCTAACTACTACATAGCCACTGCTGTAAGCGGCACTATTACAGAAAGATTAGAGAGTGAAATTGACGATCTAGCATTGAAAGTAAGTGCGATGATCAATGAGTTAAAAAGTAAAGACAACAAGGAAGATCTAGATTCTATCTTGATTAAGATATATTCACAAAACTCAGTACAAATCTCTTCATGA
- the fbp gene encoding class 1 fructose-bisphosphatase, with protein MARINQTLGEFIIENQSEFQYSSGELSRLINSIRLAAKAVNHEVNKAGLVDITGSAGEINTQGEDQQKLDVFANDTFIRTLTNREIVCGIASEENDDFITIQGSNNDHKNKYVVLIDPLDGSSNIDVNVSVGTIFSVYRRVTPVGTPVQLKDFLQPGNLQVAAGYIVYGTSTMLVYTTGHGVNGFTLNPALGTYYLSHPNMQFPEDGNIYSVNEGNYIHFPKGIKNYIKYCQEEEGDRPYTSRYIGSLVSDIHRNMIKGGIYMYPKSSKANNGKLRLLYECNPMAFIVEQAGGRAINGDTRIMDLQPTELHQRVPFICGSKNMVDTAEEFYRADPD; from the coding sequence ATGGCACGCATCAATCAGACTCTAGGTGAGTTTATCATAGAAAACCAAAGCGAATTTCAATACAGCAGCGGTGAGCTGTCCAGACTTATCAATTCTATACGACTTGCTGCCAAGGCTGTAAATCATGAGGTGAACAAAGCTGGACTGGTAGATATCACAGGTAGCGCCGGTGAGATTAATACTCAAGGTGAAGACCAGCAGAAGTTGGACGTTTTTGCCAATGACACCTTTATACGCACCTTGACAAACCGCGAGATCGTTTGTGGTATCGCAAGTGAAGAAAACGATGATTTTATAACGATTCAGGGATCTAACAATGATCACAAGAATAAATATGTTGTACTTATCGACCCACTTGATGGTAGTTCTAACATTGATGTAAACGTATCAGTAGGTACGATTTTCTCAGTCTATAGACGGGTAACTCCAGTAGGAACACCTGTGCAACTAAAGGATTTCTTGCAGCCTGGAAATTTGCAAGTAGCCGCTGGTTACATTGTTTATGGAACATCTACCATGCTTGTTTACACCACTGGTCATGGCGTGAATGGATTTACTTTAAATCCTGCTCTAGGAACCTATTACCTATCGCATCCTAACATGCAGTTTCCTGAAGATGGTAACATCTATAGTGTTAATGAAGGGAATTACATCCATTTCCCTAAAGGCATCAAGAACTACATCAAATACTGTCAGGAAGAAGAAGGTGACAGACCTTATACCAGCCGATATATTGGTAGTCTAGTAAGTGATATACACCGCAATATGATCAAAGGTGGTATATATATGTATCCTAAAAGTTCTAAAGCAAACAATGGTAAATTGCGACTTTTGTACGAGTGTAACCCAATGGCTTTCATTGTAGAACAGGCTGGTGGTCGTGCGATCAATGGAGACACACGCATCATGGACTTGCAACCTACTGAGTTGCATCAACGCGTGCCATTTATTTGCGGCAGCAAGAATATGGTCGATACTGCAGAAGAGTTTTATCGCGCTGATCCTGATTAA
- a CDS encoding fructose 1,6-bisphosphatase, translating to MAANKTEQSNNSQAVDNNQKLDAIRNLIFGENIQQYDSEFDLLKKDILKKRKELQDLVDDTRDELMKSIDSLSTDLNIRISDLETKIEEDLSDMDAAKVDRNMLGDALISLAEKIKA from the coding sequence ATGGCGGCAAATAAAACCGAGCAAAGCAACAACTCACAGGCTGTTGACAATAACCAAAAGCTAGATGCAATACGCAATCTTATTTTTGGTGAAAACATCCAACAATACGATAGCGAGTTTGATTTACTTAAGAAAGACATCCTCAAGAAACGCAAGGAACTTCAAGACCTTGTTGATGATACTAGAGATGAGTTGATGAAATCTATAGATTCACTCTCTACTGATCTTAATATACGCATTAGCGATCTGGAAACTAAGATCGAGGAAGACTTGAGCGACATGGATGCTGCTAAAGTGGATCGCAATATGCTAGGTGATGCATTAATCTCACTTGCCGAAAAAATAAAGGCATAA
- a CDS encoding ATP-binding response regulator: protein MSDLYANIICDEKGIILASNQDYFELQVGEAITNVHPFFESLFIDSNNLQEATTFNGVHIDDKVYDITAHLYTSQRLNLKLADVTTIYDRIQSIAQRKNESLIFNEILQLKNDLLKERDTFKDQFLENFSSEIRNPLTLIHAFSSMMAKSPLSLEQEQLMTSIRSQVSGILSLVEGMQQASHSSGLSIKFNQAAFSLKELLDTALDGFENQLRLLGSRLNVSIDKNVPSYISGDPDKLLQSINHLLRFVIYQSHDHTIEVKVSELQRRANISSISITIDQIFAADNSTIITKSKEEIRLKASKNLGLNICRELLDLMNASLSIDVSDAGTISYALNFKAPVSKSGSVKTTVLNEIAAVNLKRKIKTLIVEDQAAAQMTAVKILTTTKNFDTYVLTDARKIIDMVETDDDLDLIIVANSINQTDAIELLKMMKSVRNMSNRTLKYLALSLNNDGKENKKYLRNGYHAVLGKPYTDDDLLQVIYNTVDLKLYR, encoded by the coding sequence ATGAGTGATCTATACGCAAATATCATATGTGATGAGAAAGGAATCATTCTAGCATCCAATCAAGATTATTTTGAACTGCAAGTTGGTGAGGCCATTACAAACGTTCATCCGTTTTTTGAATCTCTATTTATCGACTCAAACAACTTACAAGAGGCTACTACCTTCAATGGGGTTCACATAGATGATAAGGTTTATGATATCACGGCTCATCTTTACACGTCCCAACGATTAAATTTAAAGCTAGCTGATGTTACCACTATTTATGACCGGATTCAAAGTATTGCCCAGCGCAAGAATGAGTCACTCATATTCAATGAGATCTTACAGCTCAAGAATGATTTACTTAAAGAGCGCGATACTTTTAAAGACCAATTTCTAGAGAATTTCTCTAGTGAGATACGCAATCCATTAACTTTAATTCATGCTTTTTCTAGCATGATGGCAAAGTCTCCATTAAGCCTTGAGCAAGAACAATTAATGACTTCTATTAGGTCACAAGTGTCTGGAATATTAAGCCTGGTAGAAGGCATGCAGCAAGCCTCTCACAGCAGCGGTTTGTCTATCAAATTTAATCAGGCAGCATTTTCTTTAAAGGAACTTTTAGACACAGCTTTGGATGGTTTTGAAAATCAATTGAGATTACTGGGATCGCGATTAAACGTGTCAATCGATAAAAATGTCCCGTCTTACATCTCAGGCGACCCTGATAAATTACTGCAGTCAATCAATCATTTATTGAGATTTGTCATCTATCAATCTCATGATCATACTATTGAAGTTAAGGTGAGTGAACTGCAGCGCAGAGCCAATATTTCAAGTATATCAATCACCATAGATCAAATATTTGCAGCTGACAATTCAACAATAATTACAAAGTCCAAAGAAGAAATTCGACTTAAAGCATCTAAAAACCTAGGGCTTAACATTTGTAGAGAATTGCTGGACTTGATGAATGCCTCTTTAAGTATCGATGTCTCTGACGCTGGCACCATTTCTTACGCACTGAATTTCAAGGCACCTGTTTCGAAATCAGGTTCAGTCAAGACCACTGTTTTGAATGAAATTGCAGCAGTTAACCTTAAGCGCAAAATCAAGACGCTTATTGTTGAAGATCAGGCAGCAGCACAAATGACAGCTGTAAAAATCCTGACTACTACCAAAAATTTTGACACCTACGTGCTTACAGATGCCAGAAAAATAATAGATATGGTAGAGACAGACGATGATCTAGATCTCATCATAGTTGCCAATAGCATCAATCAAACAGACGCCATAGAGCTCTTAAAAATGATGAAAAGTGTACGTAACATGAGTAATCGTACTCTTAAGTATCTAGCACTTTCTTTGAACAACGACGGTAAAGAAAACAAAAAGTATTTGCGCAACGGCTATCATGCGGTTCTAGGCAAACCTTACACAGACGATGACCTTTTGCAGGTTATCTACAACACGGTAGACCTCAAATTATACAGATAA